A DNA window from Lepidochelys kempii isolate rLepKem1 chromosome 9, rLepKem1.hap2, whole genome shotgun sequence contains the following coding sequences:
- the SERP1 gene encoding stress-associated endoplasmic reticulum protein 1 translates to MVAKQRIRMANEKHSKNITQRGNVAKTSRNAPEEKASVGPWLLALFIFVVCGSAIFQIIQSIRMGM, encoded by the exons ATGGTGGCGAAGCAGCGGATCCGGATGGCGAACGAGAAGCACAGCAAGAACATCACCCAGCGGGGCAACGTCGCCAAGACCTCG aGAAACGCCCCCGAGGAGAAGGCATCCGTGGGGCCCTGGTTGTTGGCGCTGTTCATCTTTGTGGTTTGTGGCTCAG CTATCTTCCAAATTATTCAGAGTATCAGGATGGGCATGTGA